In a genomic window of Rhododendron vialii isolate Sample 1 chromosome 12a, ASM3025357v1:
- the LOC131310689 gene encoding cytochrome P450 736A117-like, whose amino-acid sequence MHFSLHPFIFSLLSLFFFLVFLLKWLSITARPPHKNPPPSPRKLPVIGNLHQIGPFPHLSLHSLSQAHSPLMLLHFAAAPVLIASSAAAARDIMKSHDFIFSNRPKSTIWEKIMYGGKDVAFSPYGEYWRQMKSICVLQLLSNKRVQSFRGVREEETTLMIEKISGFGSDVVNLSELIVELTGDVVCRVALGRKYGGVMRGEGGGGRRGFKEVLGEFVELLGFFDIGDFAPWLKWVNRVNGVYGRAERLAKELDEFLEGVVEEHEGRERKGGERDQDFVDVLLEVQRENVIGMPIHRDSVKALILDVFAGGTDTTSTALEWAMTELLKHPQAMKKLQAEVRRTTQPNQPINEDDLDQMPYLKAVIKETLRVHPPVPLLVPRESTKDVRIMGYDVAAGTRVVVNAWSIGRDPASWDEPEEFRPERFLNRPIDFRGQDFELIPFGAGRRGCPGIQFAAAVNELVVANLVHKFDFALPDGVELDVSEVAGITIHKKLPLLLIATPWSC is encoded by the exons ATGCATTTCTCACTACACCccttcatcttctctctcctttccctgTTTTTCTTCCTAGTTTTCCTTCTCAAATGGCTCTCCATCACCGCCCGACCACCGCACAAAAATCCACCGCCGTCTCCCCGAAAGCTCCCTGTAATCGGAAACCTCCACCAAATTGGCCCCTTCCCCCACCTCTCCCTCCACTCCCTCTCCCAAGCCCACAGCCCCTTAATGCTCCTCCACTTTGCCGCTGCCCCTGTCTTGATCGCCTCCTCTGCCGCCGCGGCCCGTGACATCATGAAAAGCCACGACTTTATCTTCTCCAACCGACCCAAATCGACCATTTGGGAAAAAATCATGTACGGAGGGAAGGATGTGGCTTTCAGCCCTTACGGCGAGTATTGGAGGCAGATGAAGAGCATCTGTGTCCTCCAACTACTAAGCAACAAGCGAGTCCAATCCTTTCGCGGTGTTAGGGAAGAAGAGACGACGCTCATGATTGAGAAGATTTCGGGTTTTGGTTCTGATGTGGTGAATTTGAGCGAATTGATTGTGGAGTTGACGGGGGACGTGGTGTGTAGGGTGGCGTTGGGGCGGAAATACGGCGGCGTCATGCGTGGAGAAGGAGGAGGGGGCAGGAGGGGGTTTAAGGAGGTTTTGGGAGAGTTCGTGGAGTTACTGGGGTTTTTTGATATTGGAGATTTTGCCCCATGGCTGAAGTGGGTGAATAGAGTAAATGGGGTGTACGGGAGAGCGGAGAGACTTGCTAAGGAGTTGGATGAGTTTTTGGAGGGTGTGGTGGAAGAGCatgagggtagagagagaaagggaggagagagagatcaggATTTTGTGGATGTGTTGCTTGAAGTCCAAAGAGAGAACGTGATTGGGATGCCTATTCATAGAGATAGCGTCAAAGCTCTTATTTTG GATGTATTTGCTGGTGGAACTGATACTACATCCACAGCCCTAGAATGGGCAATGACAGAGCTTCTAAAACATCCTCAAGCCATGAAAAAACTCCAAGCCGAAGTCCGAAGAACAACCCAACCCAACCAACCCATAAACGAGGACGATCTAGACCAAATGCCCTACCTAAAAGCCGTGATCAAGGAGACTCTACGCGTCCATCCTCCGGTTCCCCTTCTCGTGCCTCGGGAGTCGACCAAAGACGTCAGAATAATGGGCTACGATGTTGCGGCCGGGACGCGCGTGGTTGTCAATGCTTGGTCGATCGGCCGGGATCCAGCGTCGTGGGACGAGCCCGAGGAGTTTAGGCCCGAGAGGTTTTTGAACCGTCCGATCGATTTTAGAGGGCAGGATTTTGAGTTGATTCCATTTGGAGCGGGGAGGAGGGGGTGCCCGGGGATTCAGTTCGCGGCGGCGGTCAATGAGTTGGTCGTCGCAAATCTTGTGCACAAGTTTGATTTTGCATTGCCTGATGGTGTGGAGTTGGATGTGAGTGAAGTTGCTGGTATCACTATTCACAAAAAGTTGCCTTTGCTTCTTATTGCAACTCCCTGGTCTTGCTAA